The DNA window CGGCACTTTTACAAGAGGTCATCAGCGCTATTCGTGTAGTAAAATCTTTCGCCCGTGAAGATTTTGAACGGAAGCGTTTTGAAGATGAAAATGATCGCAACTTTAAAGCTGTTATTAAAGCTACTAAGTTGACTAGCTTATTAAGTCCAATGGTTGAGTTTTCTGCAGCTATTGCTGTAGCAGTCATCCTTTGGTATGGTGGCTATTCTGTAGTAACAGGAACTATTACAGCAGGTTCTTTGATTGCGTTCCTAATTTATGCAATCAACTTGTCTAACCCTGTTAAACGTTTAAGCCAAGTATACGGCAATATTCAAAAAGCATTGGCTGCAGCTGATCGTGTATTTGAAATCTTAGATACTAAAACTGATGTTGTGGAAAAACAAGATGCTATTACATTGCCATCCATTAAAGGTAATGTAGAGTTTAAAGATGTTTCATTCTCTTATGATGGTGAAAAAACAGCGCTCGAAAACTTTACTTTGTCTGTTAAGGCTGGTGAAAGTGTAGCTCTTGTTGGTCCATCTGGCGCAGGTAAAACGACTCTTGCGAATTTGTTACCTCGCTTCTACGATGTAACAGGCGGTGCTATCACGATAGATGGTTATGATGTAAAAGACGTTACATTTAAATCGTTACGTGAACAAATTGGCCTTGTACCACAAGAAACTGTGTTGTTTAATGCTACAATTAAAGAGAACATCTTGTATGGTCGATTAGATGCTACTGATGAAGAAGTATATGAAGCTGCTAAGGCTGCTAATGTACTTGAATTCGTAGAGAAGATGCCTGATGGTCTTGACACAGTGGTGGGCGAGCGAGGCAGTTCCTTATCTGGTGGTCAACGTCAACGTGTGGCTATTGCACGTGCTATTTTGAAAGACCCACGTATTCTAATTCTTGATGAAGCAACATCTGCATTAGATACAGAAAGTGAAAAGCTTGTACAAGAGGCGCTAGATCGCCTTATGAAAGGGCGTACTGCATTTGTAATTGCCCATCGATTGAGCACAGTTCAAAATGCTCATCAAATTGTTGTACTTAATCAAGGCCACTTGGTAGAGCAGGGGACTCACCAAGAGCTATTAGCTGTTGATGGCGGATTGTACAATCATCTCTATTCCGTTCAATTCTCCAACAAAGGATAACCATGTACTGGATATATAATGTATTGCTCATAATCTATTGGATCGGCTTGATACCGGTTATTCTATACCGTCTCGCCTTTGAAGAAGGTTTTTATGAGCGTATCAAACAGAGTGCAGGCTATATGCCAGCCTCACTACTAAAGAAAATTGAAGGACGTCGTGCTATTTGGATTCATGCGGCTTCTGTAGGGGAAATTGTAGCTACTAGTCCATTAGTAAAAGAGGTAAAAAAGGAATTTCCAGAAGCGGTTGTTGTAGTATCTGTTGTAACTGCTACAGGTCACGCAATGGCCCATCGCATTATTCCTGAGGCAGAAGGAATTATTTTCTTCCCTCTTGATTTGCCGTATTTGACACGTAAGATTTTGCATATTATTAAGCCAATTGCTATCTTGCTTGTAGAAACAGAAATTTGGCCTAACTTCTTGCGTATCGCTCAATCAGAAAATATTCCTGTTATGATGGTTAATGGTCGTATTTCTGATCGTAGTATGAAACGCTATAAATATATTAGTGCATTCACAAAAGAAATGTTGCGTTCCATTGAGCGTTTCTGTATGCAATCAAAATTTGATGCAGCACATATTGAAGTGCTAGGTGCCCAAACATCTGATATTACCGTAACAGGTAATATGAAATATGACCAAACGTATGCCACTGTATCAGCTGAAGAAAAACAATCTCTTCTTGAAGAGTTTGGCTTTGGTAATAATCATCCAATCATCATTGCTGGTAGTACACATAAGGGTGAGGAAGAAACAATCTTTGCGACATTTAAACAAGTCTTACAAGAATATCCTCAAGCTCGTTTATTAATTGCACCTCGTGAGATATATCGTGGTCATGATGTACAAACGCTAGCGAAACGTTATGAATTGAATGCTATTTGTCGTAGTGATATGACAGAGCCAGTTCATGAAGGAATACCTGTAGTTGTTTTAGATACTATCGGTGAACTTGGTCGTTTATATAGTTTAGGGGATATCATTTTTGTAGGCGGTTCTCTTGTTAAGACTGGGGGCCATAATATTCTCGAGCCTGCCGCACATGGGAAACCAATTCTTGTGGGACCATATATGTTTAACTTCAAAGAGATTTTTGGTTTATTAAACTCTCGTCATGCTTGTGAGCAAGTGAAGAATGGCAAAGAGTTAACTGCTATGGTATTGCGCTTATGTAAAGATAAGGGTTTGGCGATGGAAATGGGGCAAAACTGCCTTGATATTATTAGAGAAAATCGCGGCGCAACACAACGCAATACACAAGAGTTACGTCAACTCTTTGAAAAACACCATATTGTTCCATAAGATCGATATGATTTATTACATTCATCTATGATGTTGCATAATAGGAGGAGTCACCTATGAGTGGGGAATCATTATTCAAATCCATTGTTAGTGGTGAAAATCAATCCATACTAGGTGATATAGCTCGTTCTAGCTTAGGCTTTCTAAGTAAAGGTTACGAAAAGGCTGTATCAATACGAAACGATCGCTTTGATGCGGGGAAAGGGGTTACTAAAGTTACTGTACCTGTTATCAGTGTTGGTAATATTACTGCAGGTGGTACTGGTAAAACGCCAATGGTGAGATTTATATGTGATGTACTCGCCCAAAAAGGTCTTCATCCTACAGTGCTTAGCCGTGGCTATCGAGCTGAAGATAACAAGAAAAATATAATTATTTCCAAAGATGGAGCAATGTTAGTAGAGCCATCTATCAGTGGTGATGAAGCTTGGCTATTGGCTAAGGTATTACAAAAGTCCAATGTAATTATCGGTCGCGAACGGGCTCTATCGGCAAAAATTGCTATAGATGAGCTCGGAGCAGATTGTTTAGTTATGGATGATGGTTTTCAACATCGTGCATTAGCTCGAGATATTGATATCGTTCTTATTGATGCATCTAATCCATTTGGTTATGACCATGTATTGCCTCGCGGTTTATTGCGCGAGCCTCTTAGTGGGTTAGAGCGAGCTAATATTATTGTTCTCACAAAGGTTGATCAAGTGGCTCCTGGTGTTGTTTCCGGAATTCGTAAGCGTTTAGCGCATATGTTACCTAATACACCTGTATATGAAACAATCCACAAGCCTCACTGTATGTATACCTTAGAAGAGTGGGCTAATGGAGAACCTGGTTCTTCTGTTGACGCGTATCAAGAGCATCGTATTATGGCTGTTAGTGGTATTGGGAATCCTCAATCCTTTACACAAACGATGACCGACATTGGGTATAATGTTGTTCATACAATGCCTTTTGGTGATCATCATAATTTTGAAAATGATGATGTTGTAGATATTTGGAAAGAGGCATTTGCTCATCAAGCGGATGCTATTTGTATAACTGAAAAAGATGCGGTGAAGCTAAGTCAATTGCATGCAATTGAAGACTTAAAAATACCGATTCTAGTGCTATCTATTGGAATTGAATTTGTCTCTGGAAAGCAAGAATTCATAGAAAATTTAGAGATTTAGTGTATAATAATAAGATACACGAATGACAGAAATGGGGTTTTATTGTGAAGTTTGGATGCGTTATTCCTGCTCGTTATGGTTCTACAAGATTACCAGGGAAACCATTAGCGGATATTGCAGGTAAACCAATGATTGAACGGGTTTATGCAAGGGTGTCACAAGCGACAAAAACAGAATGTACTATTGTTGCTACCGATGATGATTGTGTTTATTCTGCTGTTCAAAACTTTGGGGGAGCTGTTATGATGACAGATCCTAATCACCCTACCGGAACTGACCGATTAGCCGAGGTTGCTAGTCATTATACAGACTTAGATGTCATTATTAATGTTCAAGGTGATGAACCTATGATTGAGCCAAAACTCATTGATGACTTGGCCCAACTTTTTGAAGAAGATCCAAACTTACAGATGGCAACTGTTGCGACTCCTTTATTAGAGGATGAATACGATGAGCCATCTGCAGTAAAGGTTATTTTAAATAATCGCAATGATGCGATGTATTTTTCTCGGTCCTTAATCCCGTATCCACGTCATGATTTTGTACGTGCTCCACTAAAACATATTGGTATCTATGCATATCGTAGAGATTTCTTGCTAAATTATGCAAAGATGGAACCAACACCAGCAGAGCAAACAGAATCGTTAGAGCAATTGCGCGCTCTTGAAAATGGCTATACTATTCGTGTTATTCTTACAGATAAACGATTTATCGGTGTTGATACACCGGAAGACTTAGCTCGTGTAAATGCAATCTACGAGCAAGAGGAGAAATAAATGAAAACAGTTCAAATTAAAGATATTACAGTTGGTGGCGGCAAAGGTCTTTTTGTCCTTGCTGGGCCATGTGTTATTGAAGATTATGAGCGCACATTGGCTATTGGCAAACGAGCAAAAGAAATTTGTGAGCGCTTAGGTATTCCATATATCTTCAAAGCTTCTTTTGATAAGGCCAATCGTTCTAGCTACGGCTCTTTCCGCGGACCAGGCCTTGAAGAAGGTCTAAAAATCCTTGCTTCTATTAAAAAGGAACTCAATGTACCGGTGGTAAGTGATATTCACTCCATTGAGCAAATTGAACCAGCTGCTGAAGTATTGGATGTTTTACAAATTCCAGCTTTCTTATGTCGTCAAACTGACCTTGTATACGGTGCCGCTAAAACTGGTAAATGCGTAAATGTAAAAAAAGGTCAATTTATGGCGCCTAAGGATATGGAAAATGTCCTAAATAAAATGAAAGAAACAGGCAATGAAAATCTTATGCTTACAGAGCGTGGATTTAGCTTTGGCTATAATAATCTCGTTGTAGATATGAGATCCTTCCCAATTATGCGTTCCTTCGACTATCCTGTAGTATTTGATGCTACACATAGTGTTCAATTACCAGGTGGTGCAGGTACAAAATCCAGTGGTAATCGCGAGTTCGTACCAAACTTGGCACGTGCTGCTGTTGCTAGTGGTGTAGATGGTCTGTTCTTTGAAGTACATGATAATCCAGAGGAAGCATTATCCGATGGTCCAAACATGTTATACTTAGATAATTTTGAAGCGTTGCTAAAAGATTTAGTAGCTATTGATAAAATCGTAAAAGGTTAGGGGCGGTTATTTGTGACTATTTTAGAACAAGCGGCACAGGTGCTTCATGAGGAAGCACGTGCTATTGAAGAATTAAGTTCTCGTTTGGATCACAATTTTGTAAATGCTGTAAATATGATTTTGGCTTGTAAGGGCCGTGTAGTATGTACAGGGATGGGTAAATCTGGTCATATTGGTCGTAAAATTGCGGCTACTTTGGCTAGTACTGGTACACCAGCACTCTTCATGCATCCTGGAGAAGGTGTGCATGGTGATCTAGGTATGATTACAGAAGATGATGTAGTATTAGCATTCTCCAATAGTGGTGAAACAAGCGAAATCATCAGTATTTTGCCATCCTTACGTCGCATTGGTGCTAAATTAATCTGTGTTGTAGGGAAACCAGAGTCTACCTTAGCTAAGAATTCTGATATTGTATTGCTAGCTGAAGTAGAACGTGAAGCTTGCCCATTAGGGTTGGCGCCGACTACAAGTACTACAGTTGCATTGGCACTTGGCGATGCATTAGCTGTTTGCTTATTAGAACGCCATCACTTTACACCGGAAAACTTTGCCGTATTCCATCCAGGTGGTTCTCTTGGTCGCAAATTATTGTTGACCGTAGAAAACATTATGCATGGTGGTGAAGATAATCCAACGGTATTCAAAGGTGCAACCGTTCGAGATGCACTCTTTGTAATGACAGAAAAAGGATTGGGTGCTACCAATGTTATTGATGAAGACGGTCATTTGTTAGGCCTTGTTACTGATGGTGATGTTCGTCGCGGCCTAGATTCTGGCAGTAATTTCCTAGAATGGCCTGTAGAGGATATGATGACATCTATGCCTCGTACGATTACAAAGGATAAATTAGCGGCGGAAGCTCTTCATTTAATGGAGAAAAATCAACCGCGCCCTATTACTGTATTACCAGTTGTAGATACAGATAATAAATGTCTAGGCATTGTTCATATTACGGATTTATTGCGTAGAGGCATTGTATAATGAATATTCAATGGATTGTTCTTGATGTTGATGGCGTACTATCTGATGGAACTCTAATCTATACATCGAGTGGAGAAGAGCTTAAGTCTTTTTCTGTGAAAGATGGCCTCGGATTAACGGCAGCTCGAAAAGCAGGACTTAAGCTTGCAATCATTACAGCACGGATATCTCCTATGGTTGAGCGCCGTGCTAAAGAGCTTCATTTTGATGCACTGCTTATGGGGCATGCCAATAAAACAGAAGCATTAAGAAATCTCTGTAAAGAGCATCAAATCAATTTAGAGGAAATTGCCTATATGGGGGATGACTTAAATGATTTAGGGGCTCTTCAAATTGTAGGACTACCGATGGCACCCAATAATGCGGTACCGGAGGTCAAACAATTAGCTAAATTTATATCTACCGTCAATGGTGGCCACGGTGCCGTTAGAGAGGCTGTAGAATATATCTTGAAAAAACAAGGACTATGGGAAACTGTTGTAGCAGATTATGCACGAGAGGCCCATGCTCATGGACAATAAGGAGGTGGGCAGAATGAATAACGAATGGCAATACCATTTAGTTAAAGGTATTAGCTGGCTTGTTTGCCGACTGCCATACAAGCTCATTTTGCTCATAGGCGCTAGCCTAGGGCCAGTATATGGCCTCATAGCGAAGAAGCAAAAACTTAGAGGTATAAAAAATATAAAGATTGGCATGAACATGAATGATCAAGAGGCAGAACAATTAATTGAAAAATTGTTCAAGAATCTTGGCCGCAGTGTTATGGAAGTCTTATATATGCCAAATCTGACAAAGTCCTTTATCAATAAACATATTGAAATGCGAGGTGTAGAACATTTAGAGAAAGCCATCGCTGAAGATAAAGGTGTCATTGTTCTTACTGGACATGTTGGCAACTGGGAATGGATGGGGGCTGCCATGGCTGCACATGGATATCCATCTACTACAATTGTTAAGAAACAACCTAATGCACAATTTACACGTCTCATGAATGAATATCGCGAGATGGTAGGGCTTGATGTATTTGCTAGTGGTGGCAACGAAATCGTTTCTGCTGCTAAGGCTTTAAAAAAGAAAAAATTACTTGGTTTTTTAGCTGACCAAGATGGTTATATTAATGGTCTACCTGTTCCGTTTTTGGGGCAGGACTCTTCAGCGGTTATAGGACCAGCTACATTTGCAAAAAAATTTGGCTCTCCAGTAGTTCCAATTTTTGCATCTCGTAAGCCTGAAGGTGGTCATATTGTACATATTTTACCGGCCTTACATTATGTTGATACAGGTGATGAAGATGTAGATATGTACCGCTTGACTGAAGAATGTGTACGCGTTACAGAAGAATTTATTAAGGAACATCCAGATGAGTGGCTATGGTTCCAACATCGCTGGATGACTAAGATGGATCAAATTATTGATTATGATAAGAAGGTAGCTGCACGGGAGAGGGCACATGAAAAACAATAAAAAATTAATTGCCATTGTGGCCGCTATAGTGTTGGCTCTGATTGGTCTTATCGTATATATTATGAAAGACTCTGGTGATGTTAGTACCACTCAAAATCAGAATGGACAACTTGTTAACTTCCAAGGAGCTGACTTACAAGAGGAAAAAGATGGCAAGCTAGTGTGGGCTTTATCAGCTGAAAAGATTGAATATGACCCACGTACAAAAGCTATTGTCCTGACTAATTTAAAAGGTCTTTTCTATCAAGATGATGTAACGACAACAATTACAGCACCTCATGCCGTATTGACTGGCGATCGTAATTCCCTCGATATTGATCAAGGTGTTACAGCTACAAATACCGATGGTGCTGAGTTTAAAACCGATGCACTTCATTTTGATAATAAAACAAAAACGTTGACATCTAAATCTGCTTTTACCTATAACAGTAAAGATATAACATTAACTGGTGATAAACTTGAAGGCAACATGTCCTTGAAGAAAATTAAAGCTATTGGTAATGCGAAGTTAACGAAGAAGTAATGCGAGGAAATATAATGAATAAGAAAAAACAGATTGGTATGGCTATCTTAGCTATGCTTATGACAGCATCTGTTACAGCTTGGGCCGCAAATGATCCTTTGACTATTAGCGCGGATACATTATCTTATGATGGCAATACGGGGCGTGCGGATGCAAAAGGTAATGTGGTAATTACACAAGCTGATAAAACAATGACTGGTGCCAATGGTTGGTACAATACAAAAACTCAAGAAGCAAATCTTGATGGTGGCGTATCCATGATTGGTACTGATATGGCTATGTCTGCACAATCAGTGCATAGCTACAATAACAATAAGTTCACTGCTAATGGTGGTGTTCATTTACAACGTAGTGATCGTCAAATTTTTGGCGATAAAGTTGAATATAACACAGATACAGAATATGGCCTTGTATCTGGCAATGCTCGTTTGATTGCAGAAGGTACTACATTGACAGGTAATCAAGTAGAAGGTTGGCTAAAAGAAATTCGTGCAGTGGCACAAGGGGATGTAACATTCTCTAACCCAGAACGAAACGTATCTGGCTCTGCAGAACGTGCTACCTATACACAAACTCCAAATCAAAATGATGGCGTTGTACTTTTATCTGGTTCTGCTCATGCTGTTCAAAATGGTAATGTGCTCAATGCACCAGAGCTTAAAATCCGTCTTGCCGATGATTCTGCTGAAACATTAGGTGGTCGTAGTACACTTATCATTGTTCCAAATCAATAAGGATTAAATATGTATATAGAAACCAAAAACTTAGTCAAAACCTTTAACGGGCGCAATGTAGTAGACGGGGTCAGTCTACGCGTTGATAAGGGGCAAGTCGTTGGGCTCCTAGGTCCTAATGGGGCAGGGAAAACTACATCATTCTATATGATTGTAGGCATTGAACGACCTAGTTCTGGTATCATTACCGTTGATGGCAAGGATATTACGAATATTCCAATGTATAAACGCGCTGCTGAAGGTATTGGGTATCTTCCACAAGAGGCATCAATCTTTCGTTCTATGACCGTTGAGGATAATATTCGCTCAATGTTACAAACAACATCAAAGAA is part of the Veillonella sp. genome and encodes:
- the msbA gene encoding lipid A export permease/ATP-binding protein MsbA, with amino-acid sequence MNSYSRLLYFVKPYYKRMIFAVFCMIVAAAAYLVVPWLIKNVVDQVLDEKNMFMLNLIVGAIILIFLIRGFATYGQTYNMSYIGQRVIIDVREAIFNHLQKLSLSYFDRRKTGVIMSNLTNDVAALQSAVVDNLISFITESVTLIGSLVSMLLIDWKLTLVTFITVPVVLVIINVFGKKLRVAGHDVQGRIADITALLQEVISAIRVVKSFAREDFERKRFEDENDRNFKAVIKATKLTSLLSPMVEFSAAIAVAVILWYGGYSVVTGTITAGSLIAFLIYAINLSNPVKRLSQVYGNIQKALAAADRVFEILDTKTDVVEKQDAITLPSIKGNVEFKDVSFSYDGEKTALENFTLSVKAGESVALVGPSGAGKTTLANLLPRFYDVTGGAITIDGYDVKDVTFKSLREQIGLVPQETVLFNATIKENILYGRLDATDEEVYEAAKAANVLEFVEKMPDGLDTVVGERGSSLSGGQRQRVAIARAILKDPRILILDEATSALDTESEKLVQEALDRLMKGRTAFVIAHRLSTVQNAHQIVVLNQGHLVEQGTHQELLAVDGGLYNHLYSVQFSNKG
- a CDS encoding 3-deoxy-D-manno-octulosonic acid transferase, whose amino-acid sequence is MYWIYNVLLIIYWIGLIPVILYRLAFEEGFYERIKQSAGYMPASLLKKIEGRRAIWIHAASVGEIVATSPLVKEVKKEFPEAVVVVSVVTATGHAMAHRIIPEAEGIIFFPLDLPYLTRKILHIIKPIAILLVETEIWPNFLRIAQSENIPVMMVNGRISDRSMKRYKYISAFTKEMLRSIERFCMQSKFDAAHIEVLGAQTSDITVTGNMKYDQTYATVSAEEKQSLLEEFGFGNNHPIIIAGSTHKGEEETIFATFKQVLQEYPQARLLIAPREIYRGHDVQTLAKRYELNAICRSDMTEPVHEGIPVVVLDTIGELGRLYSLGDIIFVGGSLVKTGGHNILEPAAHGKPILVGPYMFNFKEIFGLLNSRHACEQVKNGKELTAMVLRLCKDKGLAMEMGQNCLDIIRENRGATQRNTQELRQLFEKHHIVP
- the lpxK gene encoding tetraacyldisaccharide 4'-kinase → MSGESLFKSIVSGENQSILGDIARSSLGFLSKGYEKAVSIRNDRFDAGKGVTKVTVPVISVGNITAGGTGKTPMVRFICDVLAQKGLHPTVLSRGYRAEDNKKNIIISKDGAMLVEPSISGDEAWLLAKVLQKSNVIIGRERALSAKIAIDELGADCLVMDDGFQHRALARDIDIVLIDASNPFGYDHVLPRGLLREPLSGLERANIIVLTKVDQVAPGVVSGIRKRLAHMLPNTPVYETIHKPHCMYTLEEWANGEPGSSVDAYQEHRIMAVSGIGNPQSFTQTMTDIGYNVVHTMPFGDHHNFENDDVVDIWKEAFAHQADAICITEKDAVKLSQLHAIEDLKIPILVLSIGIEFVSGKQEFIENLEI
- the kdsB gene encoding 3-deoxy-manno-octulosonate cytidylyltransferase; protein product: MKFGCVIPARYGSTRLPGKPLADIAGKPMIERVYARVSQATKTECTIVATDDDCVYSAVQNFGGAVMMTDPNHPTGTDRLAEVASHYTDLDVIINVQGDEPMIEPKLIDDLAQLFEEDPNLQMATVATPLLEDEYDEPSAVKVILNNRNDAMYFSRSLIPYPRHDFVRAPLKHIGIYAYRRDFLLNYAKMEPTPAEQTESLEQLRALENGYTIRVILTDKRFIGVDTPEDLARVNAIYEQEEK
- the kdsA gene encoding 3-deoxy-8-phosphooctulonate synthase, which codes for MKTVQIKDITVGGGKGLFVLAGPCVIEDYERTLAIGKRAKEICERLGIPYIFKASFDKANRSSYGSFRGPGLEEGLKILASIKKELNVPVVSDIHSIEQIEPAAEVLDVLQIPAFLCRQTDLVYGAAKTGKCVNVKKGQFMAPKDMENVLNKMKETGNENLMLTERGFSFGYNNLVVDMRSFPIMRSFDYPVVFDATHSVQLPGGAGTKSSGNREFVPNLARAAVASGVDGLFFEVHDNPEEALSDGPNMLYLDNFEALLKDLVAIDKIVKG
- a CDS encoding SIS domain-containing protein; this translates as MTILEQAAQVLHEEARAIEELSSRLDHNFVNAVNMILACKGRVVCTGMGKSGHIGRKIAATLASTGTPALFMHPGEGVHGDLGMITEDDVVLAFSNSGETSEIISILPSLRRIGAKLICVVGKPESTLAKNSDIVLLAEVEREACPLGLAPTTSTTVALALGDALAVCLLERHHFTPENFAVFHPGGSLGRKLLLTVENIMHGGEDNPTVFKGATVRDALFVMTEKGLGATNVIDEDGHLLGLVTDGDVRRGLDSGSNFLEWPVEDMMTSMPRTITKDKLAAEALHLMEKNQPRPITVLPVVDTDNKCLGIVHITDLLRRGIV
- a CDS encoding HAD family hydrolase translates to MNIQWIVLDVDGVLSDGTLIYTSSGEELKSFSVKDGLGLTAARKAGLKLAIITARISPMVERRAKELHFDALLMGHANKTEALRNLCKEHQINLEEIAYMGDDLNDLGALQIVGLPMAPNNAVPEVKQLAKFISTVNGGHGAVREAVEYILKKQGLWETVVADYAREAHAHGQ
- a CDS encoding lysophospholipid acyltransferase family protein translates to MNNEWQYHLVKGISWLVCRLPYKLILLIGASLGPVYGLIAKKQKLRGIKNIKIGMNMNDQEAEQLIEKLFKNLGRSVMEVLYMPNLTKSFINKHIEMRGVEHLEKAIAEDKGVIVLTGHVGNWEWMGAAMAAHGYPSTTIVKKQPNAQFTRLMNEYREMVGLDVFASGGNEIVSAAKALKKKKLLGFLADQDGYINGLPVPFLGQDSSAVIGPATFAKKFGSPVVPIFASRKPEGGHIVHILPALHYVDTGDEDVDMYRLTEECVRVTEEFIKEHPDEWLWFQHRWMTKMDQIIDYDKKVAARERAHEKQ
- the lptC gene encoding LPS export ABC transporter periplasmic protein LptC, producing MKNNKKLIAIVAAIVLALIGLIVYIMKDSGDVSTTQNQNGQLVNFQGADLQEEKDGKLVWALSAEKIEYDPRTKAIVLTNLKGLFYQDDVTTTITAPHAVLTGDRNSLDIDQGVTATNTDGAEFKTDALHFDNKTKTLTSKSAFTYNSKDITLTGDKLEGNMSLKKIKAIGNAKLTKK
- a CDS encoding LptA/OstA family protein encodes the protein MNKKKQIGMAILAMLMTASVTAWAANDPLTISADTLSYDGNTGRADAKGNVVITQADKTMTGANGWYNTKTQEANLDGGVSMIGTDMAMSAQSVHSYNNNKFTANGGVHLQRSDRQIFGDKVEYNTDTEYGLVSGNARLIAEGTTLTGNQVEGWLKEIRAVAQGDVTFSNPERNVSGSAERATYTQTPNQNDGVVLLSGSAHAVQNGNVLNAPELKIRLADDSAETLGGRSTLIIVPNQ